The following proteins are encoded in a genomic region of Kitasatospora cineracea:
- a CDS encoding dsDNA nuclease domain-containing protein produces the protein MSSAPADGGRRSRRGFAYQDAVTLLDCLDMHEGMWTQVSWEDLEDIVCVDGDAPVYRQVKTIEEAGKRHSVAGVCLPRLKKNPESSYLGKLFLGKPLSDNARFTFIVNESPHADFHVFVTERGKPRGPIPPETRENIVKRLRGVVLPNERDIGWCVDRLEVLVAGRTIDEVEDRAIRRLSPIVGSHLGQAPLSTEVEDIMVRLLVRIARDAMAPQPRAVSAMDFRDMILLAITQSTGRRQDGTTAPLTKLADKLAVAGVSAEEAEAQKEKVFRYRRAQRASVGPVSEQMDVFADEVFAVCTRVMAERRAGRIQAGSEAYFETLSRVENLPAVSSGAVTLARAHAVLADITARCQNRYADAS, from the coding sequence GTGTCTTCGGCGCCAGCTGACGGCGGGCGCCGAAGCCGGCGCGGCTTCGCGTACCAGGACGCGGTTACCCTCCTCGACTGCCTCGACATGCATGAAGGCATGTGGACGCAAGTCTCCTGGGAAGACCTGGAAGACATCGTCTGCGTCGACGGAGACGCGCCGGTCTACCGCCAGGTGAAGACCATCGAAGAAGCTGGCAAGCGCCACAGCGTCGCCGGTGTGTGCCTGCCTCGGTTGAAGAAGAACCCCGAAAGCAGCTACTTGGGAAAGCTGTTCCTCGGTAAACCCCTCTCTGACAACGCCCGCTTCACCTTCATCGTCAACGAGAGCCCGCATGCCGACTTCCACGTGTTCGTCACCGAGCGCGGCAAGCCCCGGGGTCCTATCCCGCCGGAGACCCGAGAAAACATCGTCAAGCGGCTCCGTGGCGTCGTCCTGCCGAATGAGCGCGACATCGGCTGGTGCGTTGACCGCCTTGAGGTTTTGGTCGCGGGCAGGACCATCGATGAGGTGGAAGACCGTGCGATACGGAGGCTCAGCCCCATCGTGGGCAGCCACCTCGGACAGGCACCGCTGAGCACCGAGGTCGAGGACATCATGGTGCGGCTTCTGGTGCGCATCGCCCGCGACGCGATGGCTCCGCAGCCGCGTGCCGTGTCGGCCATGGATTTCCGCGACATGATCCTGCTGGCCATCACGCAGTCCACGGGCCGACGGCAGGACGGCACTACCGCCCCGTTGACGAAACTCGCGGACAAGCTCGCGGTCGCTGGGGTGTCGGCCGAGGAGGCAGAGGCCCAAAAGGAGAAGGTCTTCAGGTACCGCAGAGCTCAGCGGGCCAGTGTCGGTCCAGTGAGTGAGCAGATGGATGTCTTCGCTGACGAAGTGTTCGCGGTCTGCACCCGGGTTATGGCCGAGCGCCGGGCCGGACGGATCCAGGCAGGATCGGAAGCGTACTTCGAGACGCTCTCCCGGGTCGAGAACCTTCCGGCGGTGAGCAGCGGGGCGGTGACCCTTGCCCGAGCACACGCGGTCCTCGCGGACATCACCGCCCGCTGCCAGAACCGGTACGCCGATGCCTCCTAG
- a CDS encoding 5'-3' exonuclease, which translates to MLLDTASLYFRAYFGVPDSLRSPQGEPVNAVRGLLDFISRLVHDHGPDQLVACTDADWRPQWRVDLIPTYKTHRVAEAAQDGEEEVPDTLAPQVPVIEQVLDALGIARVGVPGYEADDVIGTLATRATGPVRIVTGDRETADYQPARVLIVTGDRDLFQLVDDARGVQVIYPIKGVGNAEVINEAFLREKYGVTGSEYSDMAALRGDPSDGLPGVKGIGEKTAVQLIREYGDLAGIRAAAADPLSKLTPARRKNILEGAAYLDVAPTVVRVATDIPLPEFDPTLPTEPRDPMALEDLSARWGLGTSLTRLLDTLTATC; encoded by the coding sequence ATGCTGCTGGACACCGCCAGCCTCTACTTCCGCGCCTACTTCGGCGTCCCGGACTCGCTGCGCTCCCCGCAGGGCGAGCCGGTGAACGCGGTGCGCGGCCTGCTCGACTTCATCTCCCGCCTGGTCCACGACCACGGCCCGGACCAGTTGGTCGCCTGCACGGACGCCGACTGGCGCCCGCAGTGGCGGGTCGACCTGATCCCCACCTACAAGACCCACCGGGTCGCCGAGGCCGCGCAGGACGGCGAGGAGGAGGTCCCGGACACCCTGGCCCCGCAGGTCCCGGTGATCGAGCAGGTGCTGGACGCCCTGGGCATCGCCCGGGTCGGCGTCCCCGGCTACGAGGCCGACGACGTGATCGGCACCCTGGCCACCCGCGCCACCGGCCCGGTCCGGATCGTCACCGGCGACCGGGAGACTGCAGATTACCAACCCGCGCGCGTCCTGATCGTGACAGGCGACAGAGACCTCTTCCAGCTCGTCGACGACGCCCGCGGCGTCCAGGTCATCTACCCGATCAAGGGCGTCGGCAACGCCGAGGTCATCAACGAGGCCTTCCTGCGTGAGAAGTACGGCGTCACCGGCTCCGAGTACTCCGACATGGCGGCCCTGCGCGGCGACCCCAGCGACGGCCTCCCGGGGGTGAAGGGCATCGGTGAGAAGACCGCCGTGCAACTCATCCGCGAGTACGGCGACCTGGCCGGCATCCGTGCCGCCGCCGCCGACCCGCTCTCCAAGCTCACCCCGGCCCGCCGCAAGAACATCCTCGAAGGCGCCGCCTACCTCGACGTCGCCCCCACCGTCGTCCGCGTCGCCACCGACATCCCCCTCCCGGAGTTCGACCCCACCCTTCCCACCGAACCCCGCGACCCCATGGCCTTGGAAGACCTCTCCGCCCGCTGGGGCCTAGGCACCTCCCTCACCCGCCTCCTCGACACCCTCACAGCCACCTGCTAA
- a CDS encoding cation diffusion facilitator family transporter, with translation MAGHDHDHEHGGHGGHAGHSHAVSADADRKWLWSALVLLVVFMAGEVVVGFAARSLALISDAAHMLTDAASIALALVAMRLAARPARGGYTYGLKRAEILSAQANGVTLLVLSAWLGYEAVTRLVSPPAVQGSLVLVTALVGVVVNVAATWCLSRANRSSLNVEGAFQHVLTDLYAFVATAVAGAVVLFTGFVRADAIASLVVVALMLRAGTGLVRDSARIFLEAAPAGIDPDAVADRLVAVPQVEEIHDLHIWEITSNQPALSAHVLVTPGGDCHAVQHELQRRLREEYRITHATLQVDHVGEDGPDGLLQISPNSAAAAASAGEQARDHCGDTHGPVHRSGPHPH, from the coding sequence ATGGCCGGACACGACCACGACCACGAGCACGGCGGGCACGGCGGCCACGCCGGGCACAGCCACGCGGTCTCGGCGGACGCGGACCGCAAGTGGCTGTGGAGCGCCCTGGTCCTGCTGGTGGTGTTCATGGCGGGCGAGGTGGTGGTCGGTTTCGCGGCCCGCTCGCTGGCGCTGATCTCGGACGCGGCGCACATGCTGACCGACGCCGCGTCGATCGCGCTGGCCCTGGTGGCGATGCGGCTGGCGGCGCGTCCGGCGCGCGGCGGCTACACGTACGGGTTGAAGCGGGCCGAGATCCTCTCCGCGCAGGCGAACGGGGTGACGCTGCTGGTGCTGTCGGCCTGGCTGGGCTACGAGGCGGTGACCCGGCTGGTCTCGCCGCCCGCGGTGCAGGGCTCGCTGGTGCTGGTGACGGCGCTGGTGGGCGTGGTGGTGAACGTCGCGGCGACCTGGTGCCTGTCGAGGGCGAACCGGTCCTCGTTGAACGTGGAGGGCGCGTTCCAGCACGTGCTGACCGACCTGTACGCGTTCGTGGCGACGGCGGTGGCGGGCGCGGTGGTGCTGTTCACCGGCTTCGTCCGGGCCGACGCGATCGCCTCGCTGGTGGTGGTGGCGCTGATGCTGCGGGCCGGGACCGGGCTGGTCCGGGACTCCGCGCGGATCTTCCTGGAGGCCGCGCCGGCCGGCATCGACCCGGACGCGGTGGCGGACCGGCTGGTGGCCGTCCCGCAGGTGGAGGAGATCCACGACCTGCACATCTGGGAGATCACCTCCAACCAGCCCGCGCTGTCGGCGCACGTCCTGGTCACCCCGGGCGGCGACTGCCACGCGGTGCAGCACGAGCTGCAGCGCCGGCTGCGCGAGGAGTACCGGATCACCCACGCCACCCTCCAGGTCGACCACGTCGGCGAGGACGGCCCGGACGGGCTGCTGCAGATCTCCCCGAACAGCGCGGCCGCCGCGGCCTCGGCCGGGGAGCAGGCCCGCGACCACTGCGGGGACACCCACGGGCCGGTGCACCGCTCGGGCCCGCACCCGCACTGA
- a CDS encoding gamma-glutamyl-gamma-aminobutyrate hydrolase family protein produces the protein MTSRPVIGISTFLTDAGWGRWDSMRSVLLPARYPELVREAGGIALMLPPDAPEHAAAVVARLDGLVIAGGEDVDPALYGERPHPATVACAPERDLWEAALIRAALAAGTPLLGICRGMQLLNVVCGGSLFQHLPDVVGEELSHLGAPGEYGRHAVRPVPGTLLADLLPEESVSVPTFHHQAVARLGEGLTVSAYAEDGTVEAVEGAGFTVGVQWHPEQGEDLRVARALVHATRLAPLTAPAVPVVPAAPVR, from the coding sequence ATGACTTCTCGCCCCGTGATCGGCATCAGCACCTTCCTCACCGACGCCGGCTGGGGGCGGTGGGACAGCATGCGTTCCGTCCTGCTCCCCGCGCGCTACCCCGAGCTGGTGCGCGAGGCCGGCGGGATCGCCCTGATGCTGCCGCCGGACGCCCCGGAGCACGCCGCGGCCGTGGTGGCCCGGCTGGACGGCCTGGTGATCGCGGGCGGCGAGGACGTCGACCCGGCCCTGTACGGCGAGCGCCCCCACCCGGCGACGGTGGCCTGCGCCCCCGAGCGCGACCTGTGGGAGGCCGCGCTGATCCGCGCCGCGCTCGCCGCCGGCACCCCGCTGCTGGGCATCTGCCGGGGCATGCAGCTGCTGAACGTGGTCTGCGGCGGCTCGCTGTTCCAGCACCTGCCGGACGTGGTCGGCGAGGAGCTCAGCCACCTCGGCGCGCCCGGCGAGTACGGGCGGCACGCGGTCCGCCCGGTCCCCGGCACGCTGCTCGCGGACCTGCTGCCGGAGGAGTCGGTCTCCGTCCCGACCTTCCACCACCAGGCGGTGGCCCGCCTCGGCGAGGGCCTGACCGTCAGCGCGTACGCCGAGGACGGCACCGTCGAGGCGGTCGAGGGCGCGGGCTTCACCGTCGGCGTCCAGTGGCACCCCGAGCAGGGCGAGGACCTGCGGGTGGCCCGCGCCCTGGTCCACGCGACCCGGCTGGCCCCGCTCACCGCCCCGGCCGTCCCGGTCGTCCCGGCCGCTCCCGTGCGCTGA
- a CDS encoding DUF2510 domain-containing protein, giving the protein MSEQQIPAGWYPDPVDTDSDPRPQRWWDGKGWTAETRPAPAAQPEPADAAPAPGPAAGTGAPGPEDTAVLEGTVLDASGQTVHYPPLPPYAGQFAAEPAPRKSSKPSKPVLVAASVAAVLGLAVGSGVTYLAMDGHRDGTKSAAAPSSDGRHYGGNGFGGGQGGGSRNGNGNGNGNGSENGNPSNPFDFGGGSGNGNGGTGGGGQGGTGGGPGGGLGGNGGGSGTNAKTAIDMVNGISLPIPSGWTGGTTQDGYAGIYTGSYTCVDGADNCSLGGVTTGKISGTDAKQAAQDDIAAAAKESYGDLKGHKELKNEAVTVAGRSGYLVRWQVDAAKGNPGYVETVVFPTADGKALTAVHFGFDIADKAPGPDQMDSIVKSITKVDAGSFPGGSGGTTT; this is encoded by the coding sequence GTGAGCGAGCAGCAGATTCCGGCCGGGTGGTACCCGGACCCAGTCGACACCGACAGCGACCCCCGCCCCCAGCGCTGGTGGGACGGCAAGGGTTGGACCGCCGAGACCCGCCCGGCCCCCGCAGCGCAGCCGGAGCCCGCGGACGCCGCACCGGCCCCGGGCCCCGCCGCGGGCACGGGCGCTCCCGGCCCCGAGGACACCGCCGTCCTGGAGGGCACCGTGCTGGACGCCTCCGGGCAGACCGTGCACTACCCGCCGCTGCCCCCGTACGCCGGGCAGTTCGCGGCCGAGCCGGCCCCCCGCAAGTCGTCCAAGCCGTCCAAGCCGGTCCTGGTGGCCGCCTCGGTCGCCGCCGTGCTCGGCCTCGCGGTCGGCTCCGGCGTCACCTACCTGGCGATGGACGGCCACCGGGACGGCACCAAGTCCGCGGCCGCCCCGAGCTCGGACGGGCGCCACTACGGCGGCAACGGCTTCGGCGGCGGCCAGGGCGGCGGCAGCCGGAACGGCAACGGCAACGGGAACGGGAACGGCAGCGAGAACGGCAACCCCAGCAACCCGTTCGACTTCGGCGGCGGCAGCGGGAACGGCAACGGCGGCACCGGTGGTGGCGGCCAGGGCGGCACCGGCGGTGGCCCGGGCGGCGGCCTGGGCGGGAACGGCGGTGGCAGCGGGACGAACGCCAAGACCGCGATCGACATGGTCAACGGCATCTCGCTGCCGATCCCGAGCGGCTGGACCGGCGGCACCACCCAGGACGGCTACGCCGGCATCTACACCGGCAGCTACACCTGCGTCGACGGCGCGGACAACTGCTCGCTGGGCGGGGTCACCACCGGCAAGATCAGCGGCACCGACGCCAAGCAGGCCGCGCAGGACGACATCGCCGCGGCCGCGAAGGAATCCTACGGCGACCTGAAGGGCCACAAGGAGCTGAAGAACGAGGCGGTCACGGTGGCCGGCCGCTCCGGCTACCTGGTGCGCTGGCAGGTCGACGCGGCGAAGGGCAACCCGGGCTACGTGGAGACGGTGGTCTTCCCGACCGCCGACGGCAAGGCGCTGACCGCCGTCCACTTCGGCTTCGACATCGCCGACAAGGCCCCCGGCCCGGACCAGATGGACAGCATCGTGAAGAGCATCACCAAGGTCGACGCCGGCTCCTTCCCGGGCGGCTCGGGCGGCACCACCACCTGA
- a CDS encoding RNA polymerase sigma factor yields the protein MDESLLRVLTPEVLSVLVRRGADFAAAEDAVQEALVEAVRRWPDEPPRDPKGWLVTVAWRRFLDAARADTARRRREDAVEEEPGPGPVPDRDDSLRLYFLCAHPSLTPSSAVALTLRAVGGLTTRQIAAAYLVPEATVAQRISRAKRTVSGVRLDRPGDVATVLRVLYLVFNEGYSGNVDLAAEAIRLTRQLAARIDHPEVSGLLALMLLHHARRAGRTAPDGSLVPLAEQDRTRWDTAAIAEGVAVLQAALARDRLGEFQAQAAIAALHADAPTAAETDWVQIVEWYDELAALTDNPVVRLNRAVAVGEADGPRAGLAALAALDGSLPRHTAARAYLHERAGDLPTAAELYARAAGAAGTEAERNHLIRQAARLNTLLREGG from the coding sequence GTGGACGAGTCGCTGCTGCGCGTCCTCACCCCGGAGGTGCTGTCCGTCCTGGTCCGCCGCGGGGCCGACTTCGCGGCGGCCGAGGACGCCGTCCAGGAAGCCCTGGTGGAGGCCGTCCGGCGCTGGCCGGACGAGCCCCCGCGGGACCCGAAGGGCTGGCTGGTGACCGTCGCGTGGCGGCGCTTCCTGGACGCGGCCCGGGCCGACACCGCGCGCCGCCGCCGCGAGGACGCGGTGGAGGAGGAGCCCGGGCCCGGGCCGGTGCCGGACCGCGACGACTCGCTGCGGCTGTACTTCCTGTGCGCGCACCCGTCGCTGACGCCGTCCTCGGCGGTGGCGCTGACGCTGCGCGCGGTCGGCGGGCTCACCACCCGGCAGATCGCCGCGGCGTACCTGGTGCCGGAGGCCACCGTGGCGCAGCGGATCTCCCGGGCCAAGCGCACCGTCTCGGGGGTGCGGCTGGACCGGCCCGGGGACGTGGCGACGGTGCTGCGGGTGCTGTACCTGGTCTTCAACGAGGGTTACTCGGGAAACGTCGACCTGGCCGCGGAGGCGATCCGGCTGACCAGGCAGCTGGCGGCCCGGATCGACCACCCGGAGGTGTCCGGCCTGCTGGCGCTGATGCTGCTGCACCACGCCCGCCGGGCCGGGCGGACCGCGCCGGACGGCAGCCTGGTGCCGCTGGCCGAGCAGGACCGGACCCGCTGGGACACCGCCGCGATCGCCGAGGGCGTCGCCGTCCTGCAGGCGGCGCTGGCCCGCGACCGGCTCGGCGAGTTCCAGGCCCAGGCGGCGATCGCCGCGCTGCACGCGGACGCGCCGACCGCCGCCGAGACCGACTGGGTGCAGATCGTCGAGTGGTACGACGAACTGGCCGCGTTGACCGACAACCCCGTGGTGCGCCTGAACCGGGCGGTCGCCGTCGGCGAGGCGGACGGCCCCCGCGCGGGCCTGGCCGCGCTCGCCGCGCTGGACGGGTCGCTGCCCCGGCACACCGCCGCCCGCGCGTACCTGCACGAGCGGGCCGGCGACCTGCCGACCGCCGCCGAGCTGTACGCCCGGGCCGCCGGGGCGGCCGGGACGGAGGCCGAGCGGAACCACCTGATCCGGCAGGCCGCCCGGCTCAACACCCTCCTGCGCGAAGGGGGTTGA
- a CDS encoding YciI family protein produces MAKYLMLKHYRGAPTPEGFVPMDQWTPAEVNAHIQYMRDFAAKLEQTGEFVDAQGLAPEGTWVQYGGEGKPPVTDGPFAETKDLIAGWMIIDVDSRERALELAAELSAAPGAGGEPIREWLELRPVMSEPPTVTE; encoded by the coding sequence ATGGCGAAGTACCTGATGCTGAAGCACTACCGCGGCGCCCCGACCCCGGAGGGCTTCGTGCCGATGGACCAGTGGACGCCCGCGGAGGTCAACGCGCACATCCAGTACATGCGGGACTTCGCCGCCAAGCTGGAGCAGACCGGCGAGTTCGTGGACGCGCAGGGGCTCGCGCCCGAGGGGACGTGGGTGCAGTACGGCGGGGAGGGGAAGCCGCCGGTGACCGACGGGCCGTTCGCGGAGACCAAGGACCTGATCGCCGGCTGGATGATCATCGACGTGGACAGCCGGGAGCGGGCGCTGGAGCTGGCCGCCGAGCTGTCGGCGGCGCCGGGCGCGGGCGGGGAGCCGATCCGCGAGTGGCTGGAGCTGCGCCCGGTGATGTCCGAGCCGCCGACCGTCACGGAGTGA
- a CDS encoding amino acid deaminase/aldolase — protein sequence MALVEAAATGGTVSDRARYDRATAHLDAPLAVVDLAAFDANAADLVRRAGGKPIRVASKSVRCRALLERVLGMDGFAGVMSFTLAETLWLVESGFTDVLLAYPSADRASFGRLTADPELARQVSVVVDDVAQLDLIDAAREGSATVRVCLELDTSLQLLGGRIRVGARRSPLRTPEQLGRFAELVGRRRGFEVVGLMAYEGHVAGVGDAVAGRPLRSAAVRLMQAKARAELAVRRAEVVQRVRRVAELEFVNGGGTGSVESTVAERAVTEVAAGSGLFVPRLFDNYRAFRGRPAALFAQPVVRRPGVGVVTVLGGGYPASGPAGADRSPVPYLPAGLRYDPQEGAGEVQTPLLGSAADDLLIGDRVWFRHAKAGELCERFEQLHLVEGDAVSATVPTYRGEGRTFL from the coding sequence ATGGCACTCGTTGAAGCCGCCGCGACCGGTGGCACCGTCTCCGACCGGGCCCGTTACGACCGGGCGACGGCGCACCTGGACGCGCCGCTGGCCGTCGTCGACCTGGCCGCGTTCGACGCGAACGCGGCGGACCTGGTGCGGCGGGCCGGCGGGAAGCCGATCCGGGTGGCGTCGAAGTCGGTGCGGTGCCGGGCGCTGCTGGAGCGGGTGCTCGGGATGGACGGCTTCGCGGGGGTGATGAGCTTCACGCTGGCGGAGACGCTGTGGCTGGTGGAGTCCGGGTTCACCGACGTGCTGCTGGCGTACCCGTCGGCGGACCGGGCCTCGTTCGGGCGGCTGACCGCGGACCCGGAACTGGCCCGGCAGGTCAGCGTGGTGGTCGACGACGTGGCGCAGCTGGACCTGATCGACGCGGCCCGGGAGGGCTCGGCGACGGTGCGGGTCTGCCTGGAGCTGGACACCTCGCTGCAACTGCTGGGCGGCCGGATCCGGGTGGGGGCGCGGCGCTCGCCGCTGCGGACGCCCGAGCAGCTCGGCCGGTTCGCCGAACTGGTGGGCCGCCGCCGGGGGTTCGAGGTGGTCGGGCTGATGGCGTACGAGGGCCACGTGGCGGGCGTCGGGGACGCGGTGGCGGGGCGGCCGCTGCGGTCGGCGGCGGTGCGGCTGATGCAGGCGAAGGCCCGCGCGGAGCTGGCGGTGCGGCGCGCCGAGGTGGTGCAACGGGTGCGCCGGGTCGCCGAGTTGGAGTTCGTGAACGGCGGCGGCACGGGCAGCGTGGAGTCGACGGTCGCGGAGCGCGCGGTGACCGAGGTGGCGGCCGGGTCGGGGCTGTTCGTGCCCCGGCTGTTCGACAACTACCGCGCGTTCCGGGGCCGTCCGGCGGCGCTGTTCGCCCAGCCGGTGGTGCGGCGGCCCGGGGTGGGCGTGGTGACGGTGCTGGGCGGCGGCTACCCGGCGTCCGGCCCGGCGGGGGCGGACCGCTCCCCCGTCCCGTACCTGCCGGCCGGGCTGCGGTACGACCCGCAGGAGGGCGCGGGCGAGGTGCAGACGCCGCTGCTGGGATCGGCCGCCGACGACCTGCTGATCGGCGACCGGGTCTGGTTCCGGCACGCGAAGGCTGGTGAACTCTGCGAGCGCTTCGAGCAGTTGCACCTGGTCGAGGGCGACGCGGTGAGCGCGACGGTGCCGACCTACCGGGGCGAGGGCCGCACCTTCCTGTGA
- a CDS encoding SseB family protein has product MERKNIPDPGFAEDDGTADPALVAALTAWQQDPATEPDLLAALTPSRLMVPIVALLGEVEVGADGHKHEKTSDMAVPLVEAPDGRRALPAFTSLAAMASWRADARPAPVVAPQAAMVAFAERADTLLIDPAGPVTYQLSGARLRAVAENRRYLPPHRDPEVHRALRALLAAEPAVTAAHLAPAADADATLALVLADPATEPAAVQALANRLGQALATDQALRLRLDQGLQLAFLARPLDQSPFYAADANG; this is encoded by the coding sequence GTGGAGCGCAAGAACATCCCCGATCCCGGGTTCGCCGAGGACGACGGCACCGCCGACCCCGCCCTCGTCGCCGCCCTCACCGCCTGGCAGCAGGACCCGGCCACCGAGCCCGACCTGCTCGCCGCCCTCACCCCGAGCCGGCTGATGGTGCCCATCGTGGCGCTGCTCGGCGAGGTGGAGGTGGGCGCCGACGGGCACAAGCACGAGAAGACCAGCGACATGGCGGTCCCCCTCGTCGAGGCCCCGGACGGCCGGCGCGCCCTGCCCGCGTTCACCTCGCTGGCCGCGATGGCCAGTTGGCGCGCGGACGCCCGCCCGGCCCCGGTGGTCGCCCCGCAGGCCGCGATGGTGGCCTTCGCCGAGCGCGCCGACACCCTGCTGATCGACCCGGCCGGCCCGGTCACCTACCAGCTCTCCGGCGCCCGGCTGCGCGCCGTCGCGGAGAACCGCCGCTACCTCCCCCCGCACCGCGACCCCGAGGTGCACCGGGCCCTGCGCGCCCTGCTCGCCGCCGAACCGGCCGTCACCGCCGCCCACCTCGCCCCGGCCGCGGACGCCGACGCCACCCTGGCCCTGGTCCTGGCCGACCCCGCCACCGAGCCGGCCGCCGTCCAGGCCCTCGCCAACCGCCTCGGCCAGGCCCTCGCCACCGACCAGGCCCTGCGCCTGCGCCTCGACCAGGGCCTCCAACTCGCCTTCCTGGCCCGCCCCCTCGACCAGTCGCCGTTCTACGCTGCGGACGCGAACGGGTGA
- a CDS encoding helix-turn-helix transcriptional regulator encodes MKDEESGNRLGRYLRARRELVSPAQAGLPPGGNRRVPGLRREEVALLAGISPDYYLRLERGRDRNPSPQVLDALARVLRLDDVERTYLLGLVAARPRAPRRRRPEQAPARVHQLLAHLPVPAFVEGRAFDVLAANPMALALSPRLRPGENRLRSLLLDPAEQSFHQDWAKATADFVAALRTSIGDDTDNPRFVELVGELALSSQRFRTLWARHDVRDLGGGTTTLHHPVVGELRLHRDKLPVDDVILVVYYPDRGSDSDGKLRRLAEIAGDGGTGRDGGTGRDGGDGRDGGDGETGRDGGDAGDGGTGRG; translated from the coding sequence ATGAAGGACGAGGAATCCGGCAACCGGCTCGGCCGCTACCTGCGGGCCCGGCGCGAGCTGGTCTCCCCCGCGCAGGCGGGGCTGCCGCCGGGCGGGAACCGCCGGGTGCCGGGCCTGCGCCGGGAGGAGGTCGCGCTGCTCGCCGGGATCAGCCCCGACTACTACCTGCGCCTGGAGCGGGGGCGCGACAGGAACCCCTCGCCGCAGGTCCTCGACGCGCTCGCCCGGGTGCTGCGGCTCGACGACGTCGAGCGGACGTACCTGCTCGGCCTGGTCGCGGCCCGTCCGCGCGCACCGCGGCGCCGGCGGCCCGAGCAGGCGCCGGCCCGGGTGCACCAGTTGCTCGCGCACCTGCCGGTGCCCGCGTTCGTCGAGGGGCGCGCGTTCGACGTGCTGGCCGCCAACCCGATGGCGCTGGCGCTCTCCCCGCGCCTGCGGCCCGGCGAGAACCGGCTCCGCTCCCTGCTGCTCGACCCGGCGGAGCAGTCCTTCCACCAGGACTGGGCGAAGGCCACCGCCGACTTCGTCGCCGCCCTACGCACCTCGATCGGGGACGACACCGACAACCCCCGGTTCGTCGAGCTGGTCGGGGAACTCGCGCTGTCCAGCCAGCGGTTCCGCACCCTGTGGGCCCGCCACGACGTCCGCGACCTCGGCGGCGGCACCACCACGCTGCACCACCCGGTGGTCGGCGAGCTGCGGCTGCACCGCGACAAGCTGCCCGTGGACGACGTCATCCTGGTCGTCTACTACCCGGACCGGGGCAGCGACAGCGACGGGAAGCTGCGGCGGCTGGCCGAGATCGCCGGGGACGGTGGGACCGGTAGGGACGGTGGGACCGGTAGGGACGGCGGGGACGGTAGGGACGGCGGGGACGGCGAGACCGGTAGGGACGGCGGGGACGCCGGGGACGGCGGGACCGGTAGGGGCTGA
- a CDS encoding SDR family oxidoreductase gives MDLSKRTVLVVGGTSGIGRELARRFAAAGSTVAVGGRDPQALADLAGEGFDAFAVDVTDDASVTAARDAVLARHPELDTVVTMSGVMLLEDLRNPAHFAAARTTVDTNLLGTVRVLDAFTPHLVRRGAGTLVTVSSGIAFLPFPPMPSYAASKAGVHAYTEALRAQLAGTGVDVVELVPPAVATAGQERVNPHALPLDGFATEVMELLAQDPTPHEILVEGVRMHRWAERDGTYDGLVAQRARALSMLPGRQG, from the coding sequence GTGGACCTCTCCAAGCGCACCGTCCTCGTCGTCGGCGGCACCTCGGGCATCGGCCGCGAACTGGCCCGCCGGTTCGCCGCCGCGGGCAGCACCGTGGCCGTCGGCGGCCGCGACCCGCAGGCGCTCGCCGACCTCGCCGGGGAGGGCTTCGACGCCTTCGCCGTCGACGTCACCGACGACGCCTCCGTCACCGCCGCCCGGGACGCCGTGCTCGCCCGCCACCCGGAACTGGACACCGTGGTGACCATGTCCGGCGTCATGCTGCTGGAGGACCTGCGCAACCCCGCGCACTTCGCGGCGGCCCGGACCACCGTCGACACCAACCTGCTCGGCACCGTCCGGGTGCTCGACGCCTTCACCCCGCACCTGGTCCGGCGGGGCGCGGGCACGCTCGTCACCGTCAGCTCGGGCATCGCCTTCCTGCCGTTCCCGCCGATGCCCAGCTACGCCGCCTCGAAGGCCGGGGTGCACGCCTACACCGAGGCGCTGCGCGCGCAGCTGGCGGGCACCGGCGTCGACGTGGTCGAGCTGGTGCCCCCGGCCGTCGCCACCGCCGGGCAGGAGCGGGTGAACCCGCACGCGCTGCCGCTCGACGGCTTCGCCACCGAGGTGATGGAACTGCTCGCCCAGGACCCCACCCCGCACGAGATCCTGGTCGAGGGCGTCCGGATGCACCGCTGGGCCGAACGCGACGGCACCTACGACGGCCTGGTCGCCCAGCGCGCCCGTGCCCTGTCGATGCTCCCCGGCCGCCAGGGCTGA